CCGTGGCCGTGTAATCACCTTCCTTCAGCAGGTTTTCCTTCCTGAAGGTATAGGGGTCCTGCCCAAGCTCCTCGGCAACCTTGGTCATATGGAGCTCAATGGCGTAGAATGACTGGGGGGCGCCAAATCCCCTGAATGCCGAGGTGGGAACCTTGTTTGTCGCCACTGCCCTGGACCTGATGCGAATATTGGGGCAGTTATAAGCGCCGCATCCACCAATGGTGGCGCGGGCAAGCACTACCGGCGTCGCCATTGAGTATGCTCCCCCGTCAAAGGTGATGTCCACATCCATGGCGACCAGTCTCCCCGTGCGGTCCGTGCCTGTTCTCACTTTCACAAGCGAAGGATGGCGCTTCGAAGTGCTCTCGATATCTTCAACCCTGTCATAAATAATCTTCACCGGTTTCCCCGCCTTGAGGGCCAGGAGAGCCGCATGGCCCGCCACAATCGAGGGGAAGTGCTCCTTGCCGCCGAAGGCTCCGCCCGTGGTGCACTGCACTACCCTGATCTTTTCGGGCGGAAAGGTAAAAAGGCGCTGTGCCTCGAGGCGGATATAATAGGGGCATTGGAGGGACCCGTGAATGGTGACGCCGCCCCTGTCACTGTCAGGGACGGCAACAATGCCCTGCGTCTCTATGTAGCCATGCTCCTGGTGCCAGGTCCTGTAGGTGCCCTCCAGGACCTTTTCTGCCGCGGCAAAGCCTGCCTGGATATCGCCCTTGAGCACCTCGTACTTTTTCAGGATGTTGTCTTCACCGTAGATGAGATTTTTCTTATCGAGGCCCTCCTCAATGGTGAGGACCGGATCTATGACCTCGTATTCGATGGCGAGGTGAGAAGAGGCCTCTTCAAGCCTGCTCCGCCCTGGCGCCGCCAGCAGCATGACCGGCTCTCCCACGTAGTTCACCATGCCGTTCCTGGGGAGAAAGGGCACATCCATGTTGAAATTGTTGAAGACATTCTCGCCGGGAATCTCCTCGGCCGTGAAAGTGACTATATCACTCCAGTCAAAGGCGGGGTCCTTCACGATGGCCTTTATCCTTGCGCAGGGATGAGGGCTTCGGATCACCTTCCCCGCAAGCTCTCCCGGGAACTTGATGTCATCGATGTACAGGGCTTTTCCTGTCACCTTGTCCTCAGCATCCTTGCGCGGTATCGATTTTCCTACGATCACTGGAATCACTCTCCTTCACGCCTCAGGAAATCGGTATATGGCTATTAGTCTTCCATAGAGGCATGCAAATTCCTTTTCCCGCCACTCCGGAGCCGCCTGCCTCCCTGAAACCTTTTCCCTTATTCAAAGGGGAGGAGCATGCTGTCCTTGAGGATAAACTCGGCCTTGATCAGAGTGAGGGGCGGTATCTTCTCTCCGCGGTGAGCCATTATTGCCTGCTTTACGGCTATCCTCCCCATATAAAAGGGGTTCACAAAGACAGATGCGTCGATTCTTCCTTCCTTGATTGCCCTCCTCCCCTCCTCGGTGGCATCATAGCCCACTATTATGAGGCTTCCTTCCCTTCCCGACACGACAATTGAATCAGAAATCCCTATGGCCATCATATCGTTAAAGGCGAAGACCCCTTTCAGCTCCGGATAGTCTCTGAAGAGGTTGAGGGAAACCTCAAAGCCGGTGCTTCGCTTGTAATAACCGGGCCTGGTGTAGATCACCCTGATCTCCGGCGAGCCTTTGAGAGCATTCAGGAAGCCTTCCCTTTTGTTCTTCCCCGTCATGCTTTTCGGCGTACCTTCCATGACGGCAACCATGCCTTTCCCGCCAAGCTTCTTAACAAAATACTGGCCGGCCATCTCGCCGCCATGGAAGTCGTCTCCCTGAATCATGCCTGAAACCTCGGCCTTGAGCCTCTTTGCCTCGTCGATGTCGATTCCCGAGTCAAGCAGCACCACAGGGATTTTCCTGGACGTCGCTTTTGCAATGGCCTCGATGCAGTTCACGGCATTCTCGGGCGCGATGCAGAGGGCATTCACCTTCATGTCTATCAGGTCGTTCACGAGGAGGGCCTGCTTCTCGGGGTCCCGCTTCTCAGGCGCCAGGACAAGGATGTCGCACCTCTCTTCCTGGGCTCCCTTGCGGGCTCCCTTTTCCATCTCAGTGAACTTGGGATTCGTATTGTCCTTCAGCACAATGCCCACGAGAGGAGGCGCCCCCTGCTTCTTTACGCATCCGGGGCAAAGGAAAGCGGCACAGGAAATGACAATCAGGAGCAGGAGCATTCCCTGGAGGAGAGGGGAGCCTCGGTAGTTTTTCATTGGCGGTGCCCCCGTGCCCTGATCTCCCCGTATTTCTGCGCTTCGTCATGAAAACGCTCGAATATCCTGCGGAAGAGCCTGTCCACATCAACAAGGCGCTCAGGATGAAACTGCACGCCAAGGACAAAGGTTCTGCCGGGGCACTCAATCCCTTCAATGACGCCATCCTGTGCTTCCGCGTTGACCTTCAGGCCTTCTCCGAGGCTTTTCACTGCCTGATGGTGGGCCGTATTCACTATCTTCACCGAAGAGCCCAGTATCTGCCTGAGGAGGGTGCCTTCCTTGATGGCTACCGTATGGTGCTTCTCCCATTTTGTCCTGGGATCCCTGTGGTCAACTCCGCCGATTACTCCCCGCTCCCTGGGAAGGTCCTGGACCAGGGTGCCCCTGCAGTACACGTTCAGGAGCTGCTCGCCGCGGCAGATGGCCAGGACCGGCATGTCCCTTTTCCACGCCTCACCGAGAACCTGGAGCTCATAGCGGTCAAAGTCAAGATCGGCTTCAGTATGGCGGCCCGAAGAGGGCTCGTGGTAGAAGCTGGGGTCCACGTCGCCTCCCCCGGGGATAAGGAGCCCCTGAACCTCATCGGGAGACACCGGGCTCTCCGGGCTTGCCGCCAGAGGCCTGAGAGAAGCATTAGTGAGAGCCCTGGAATAATTCTTGAGTGGATCATCGCCGGCCTTGAGCTTTTTGTACTGCGAAGGCGTGTAGAGGAGCATTACTGCCGGATCGCCTGGTGACTCTGCTCCGGCCCTGAAAGAGAGGGCACCTGCCAGCACGGCGAAAAACAGCAGAGCCGGCAGAATTTTTCTATGAAATCTCAGGGGCCCCACCTTGCACCTCATTTCGTTCGGGAAGCTCTGTGCTCCCTTACAATGGCAGTGAAAGAGCCGACGACATACTGCAGGTCCTCTTCAGTGAGAAGGCTGTGCACAGGGAGCGACAGTATCTGTCCGGCAAGCCCCTCGGTGACGGGGAGCCCGCCTTCGCGGTGGCCGAGCTCCCGGAAAACAGGCTGCAAGTGAGCGGGGGGGAAATAGATCTTTGCCTGTATCCCCTTTTCACGGAGCCTTCCTGCAAGCTCATCGCGGCTTATCCCTGCTTTCTCCTCGTCAACGAGGAGGGTGTAAAGCATATAGGTATGGTTTCTCTCCTCTGCCACGAAGGGAGGCGTCACGCCCTCAATCTGCGAGAGTGCCCTGTCGTAAAATCGTGCGTTCCTGCTCTTGATCTCAAGAGTGCCCTTGAGCCTTTCAAGCTGCACGAGCCCCATGGCAGCCTGCATCTCCGTCATCCTGTAATTGTAACCCATCTCTACATGGTGATATTCTCTGTCCTGGCCATGGTTTTTCAGCAGGCGCACCTTCGCCGCGAGGGCGGGATCATCGGTAGTCACCATTCCCCCCTCGCCGGTGGTCATGTTCTTGGAAGGAGTGAAGCTGAATATGGACCCGGAGCCGAATGATCCGGCATGACGTCCTTTATAATAGGCCCCGGCAGCCTCTGCAGCGTCCTCACAGAGCATGATACCTCGGGAAGCAGCTATTTCACCGAGCTCATCCATCATCGCCACCTGCCCCCCGTAATGGACCGGCATGATGGCTTTTGTCCTGGCCGTTATTCTCTTTGCCACGTCATCGGGATCCAGGTTGAAGGTATGGCGGTCCACCTCGGCAAAGACAGGCGTGGCGCCCACAAAGAGAAGGGACACGGCCGTCGAGATGAAGGTCATCGAGGGCACTATCACCTCGTCGCCGGGCCCTATGCCCAGGGCCTTCCAGAGAAGGTGGAGAGCCACGGTGCCGTTGAAGCACACCACTGCGTGGCGCACGCCGGCCATGGCGGCAAAGGCCTCTTCAAAGGCCTGCACCTTCGGCCCCTCGACCAGGCGCCCCGACATGATGACCTCACTGACAGCCCTTGCCTCTTCTTCGCCTACCCTCGGGGCGAGAATAGGTATCTCCCTGCGCTCACATCTCATAGGCTCTCCTACGGAAAAGTGGCTATATACCATTTCCCCTTGATTCTTTTTACCGTCAGGTAATCCACGCCGTCGCCCTCATCGCCGTACTGATGGACCCCCTTCATCACGGCGCATTCCACTTCGTCATCGCTGTAAACTGAGAGATAGAGAAGCTTATACCACGCTACGGTCCACCAGATTCTCTCCTTGTATTGAGGAACCTCGCAGAAAGACCAGCGATCCACATCCGGATCGAGATATTGTCTTGCCTTCTCCCAGCGGTTGGTGATAAGGTGGCCATAGTAGGCTGACACGGCCTCCTCGGGACTGTTCTTTTCAGGGGGGACATCAATGGCCCGGCACGAAGCCACCTTCACCCACCGGCGGAACGATACGAGCTCCGCCGGCCCTTCCCCGCCTGCAGGGCTGACCCTGGAGAGAATGGTATAACTGAGAGCGTCGTAAAAATCAAAGTCATCGGTGGGAAACACCAGCTCAAAGCTGACCTTCCTCCCCCCTCTCATGTCACAGGCGCTGCCGTAAATGGCGGAGCACATGGCGGTGTCCCTTATAAAGTGGACGAAATAGCGCTCGCGGTGATCCTCGAACTTGTCGGGGAAGCCTATGGGGCCTGTCACTCTTGCCTTTTCATCATAAGCAAGGAGAGAGAGGAGGAAATCATCGAAGGTTCTGAAGGATTGCGCGGCCGAGAGGCGCACCGTGACAGGCCCTCTTCCCTGGCGGGCATCTTCCTGGAAGGTCCAGGATGTTTCTCCCCCGTCGCAGGGCTTCCAGGCTGCCGGCATGTAGAGCCGGGCATAGGCACTGAGGGCCTCGAAGGGAACAAGCCGCAGGGTCCTCTCGGGGACAAGGGATTGATCATACCTCGCCAAGGCGGCAGCAGGGGAGAGCAGGAGAAGACAGGCTGCAAGTCCTGCAAGGAATAATGAGGTTTTTTTCATATCTTTCCTCATTCCGATTTAGCGGTACTCCTTTAAGAGTTCCCCGCGCTCTCCCAAATGCCCTTCCCCCTCGTGGATAAAACGTGACTTTTTCCACCTGCCCAGGACAAACCACACCGAAGAGAAAAGGGCTCTCACGGCCACGAGAATGGTGATGGCCCACCAGACGCCGTCAACGCCCATAGCCATGGGAAAGGCAAGATACCAGGCCAGGGGAATCCTGAGAAACGTCACTGGGATGGTGATGAGCATGGGAACTATGGTATTGCCTGATCCTGAAAAGGCGCCGTCCATCACGATGGCGATCCCCATGAAAACCTGGCAGAGGCTCACTATCCTGAGATAGCTTGCGGCAATCCGCTGCGTGGCCATATCGTTTATAAAAAGTGCTGCAAGAGGATCGCAGAAAACGTAAAAAAGAACCCCTATGGCTGTGGTGATTACCGATATGATGCCCACTATGATCCAGGACGCCTTCTCGGCCCGCTTCACGTTGCCGGCGCCCAGGTTCTGGCCTATCATCGTCACCGCCGTGAGCGAGAAGCCGAGGCAGATCATGAAGGAGAAGCTCTCGATCCTGTGGCCGATACCGATGGCGGCCATGGCCTCGGTGCCGAACTTCGCGATAATCGTGGTGAGCAATATGTAAACGACGGAGAACACGATGGACGTCATGGAGGGGGGAAGGCCCACGGAGACAATGTTCTTCAGCAGGTGGAGATCGGGAACAAGAGAGCGCCCCTCGAACCTGAACCGCAGGACGCGGCGCCGCACAAGCACAAAGAAAATAATGAGCGTCACCATGAAGCCCGTATTGGCGGCAATGGCTCCCCCTGCAATGCCAAGATGAGGGAAAGGCTTGATCCCTAATATCAGAAAGGGATCGAGCACAAAGGTGATAAGAAAGCCCCACGTAAGGGCTGAAAGGGGCGTCCTCGTATCGCCATAGCCTCTCAGAATGGAGCAGAGCGACTCCATTATGCCGAAGGGCACTCCAAAAAGGGCCACCAGGAAGGTATAGCGGTATGCCTCGCTCACTACCTCGGGGGCAGCGCCCATGAGGGTAAAAAACGTCTTTCCCATAAAGATCAGCACCAGAGAATAGGCAAGCGAAATGATGCTGGCGCCTATAAGCCCCTGGTGCGCAACCTTCCCTGCCCTGTCACTCTGGCCCGCACCGTCATACTGGGCCACAAGAGCCGTGGTGCCGGTATTCATGATGCCCATGAAGGCATAGGACATCCATATGAAGAATGAGCTCACATTCACTGCAGCAAAGGAGACAGGGCCGAGGCGCCCCACCCAGAAACCATTCAGGAAATGCCATGCCGTCTCGAGAAAATGAGAGCCCAGGATGGGGATGACAAGCAGCATGATGACCCTGGTAAGGCTCCCCTTTAAAATCTGCTGCTGCATCGAGTTCTGCGTTTCCATGGGTTCTCCGATGAAAGGTCACATAAGAGGATATTTCCACCGCGTTCAGAAATCAGAGACTAGTAACACCGTCACGCGCATGGGAGCGCGGGGCAGATATGGGTGACTGAAATGCAAAGAAGAGTAATACGGTATGGACTCCTTTTCTTCCTTCTCATGCTCCTCTGCGCCGAAGGGGCATGGTGCCGGGAGGGCGAGAGAGCGACGCTCTTTCTTATGGATAAGCCTCACCTCCTCAGGAACTTTTTCATGGTGCAGGGGGACAGGGTCGTGGCCGCTCCCGCCGAAAAAGTGCCTGCCCGCACAGGGAAAGAGTACGAGGAGACCTTCAGTGACCTTTACCTTTCCCTGGACGATCCTGATGTGAAGGCTCTTTTCCTCGCCATGGGAGCCTTTTTCACGTGGTCCTCGAGCGGCGACACCCTCTTCATCTTCTCGTCGGGAAGAAATGTATACTTTGACAGGAATTCGTCCTGGTCAGATTACAAAGGCCGCTCCGAGAAGCGCCCCGGGGGTTATATCAAACAGGATGGAGCGACGTACGTCAACTTTGCCCACCTGGTGGCCCTTATGCACACCTCTCTGAGGGACGCTGAAAAGCCTTCGTCATTTCACCTGCTGCCGGTGATAGACGACATTTACTGGAAAGAGGACATGGGCACAAGAGAGCTTCTCGTGCACACCTCAATCCCGCTGAAGTACAAAGTTGACGATACCAGGAAAGGCTGCCTTGCCTACCACTTTCCCTATGCCGACTGCTCCCTCAGCACCGGGGAGCTCCAGGTGGCCGACAGTAAAATTTCCATTGAGGCCGTGCCCGGCGAGCCCCTTGCATTGAAAGTGACGCTCTTTTTTCCGCCCTCGTGGGAGGGACGGTTCACCGAGCGCCGCATCTCCGGCGACATGGTGGCCGAAATGCTCCCCGCCTTCTCCCTCACGCCAGGCTACAAGTTCGAGAGCGTCACGAAGCTTGAGCCCAACCCTCCGGGGCGTGCTCCGGGCTTCTTCATCGAAGCCACGGGGCCCTTTCAGTATGACTGGAACTATTACCCGGCGCAGAAGCTTCTTGTCATCGACATGCCTCTCGTGGAGCTCCCGAAAGAGACAAAGGTTCCTTCGCCTGCGAACAGCTTTGTCACCGCGAGCAGGGTCTATTCTTTCTCCAAGCTTTACGGCGACGTGAGGTTTTCCTTCACCCTGGCGGACCGAGGCGACTTCTCCCTCGTCACGGACAGGAAGAAAAATCCTCACGGCATGGCCATAGAATTCCGCCAGGGGACTCCCGGGGCCACGGCGGGCCGCGGCGTCACCGGCGACGCGGAAAACTGGGGGACCATCGTGCTGGATCCCGGCCATGGCGGCGGCGATCCCGGCGCAGTGAACAGCGCCTACGGCGTCCTGGAAAAGGAAGTGAACCTGGACCTTGCGATGCGCCTTATGAGGATACTCCAGAAGAGCGGGTGGAAGGTAGTCCTCACCCGCACCAGTGACAGGGATGTCTCATGGGCCTACTCGCCCGACAGGGTGGAGCTCCAGGCCCGCGCTGACGTGGCCGCAATTAACGGTGCCACCATTTTCATCAGCATCCACTGCAACGCATCCACTTCAAGCGAGATGAGAGGGTCGTCGCTCCACTGGTGCAAAGATGACGACTATCCCCTGGCAACGGCGATGACGGAAGCCACGGCCCTCTTCGAGTCACAGCTCGGCATCCCCCAGCGGGGCCTCATACAGAACAACTTTTACGTGCTGCGCCACTCGTCAATGCCGGCCCTCCTCATAGAGACGGCCCACATAAGCCACGCCGACGAGGCCCTCATCCTGGCCGACCCCTCGTGTCGCCAGAGAATCGCCGAGGCCATCGCCAAGGGCATAGAAAAATATTTTCTCACGCAGAACATCAGGAAAGCCCCATGAAGAGCGCCGCAGCGCAGGAAAGCCTCATGGGAGGGAAGTCAAAGCCGGCGTAGAAATTACTGAGGGGCGACCGGTGAAACGGGAGGAAATTGTTTTGGAATACCAATGGGACTATATGATAAGGGTCTACAAGGCGAAGGAGATCGAGAAGTCATCCTTTGAGAAGAACCTCCAGGAACTGGGAAAGCTCGGTTGGGAGCTCTGCTCCATCCAGCAGGTCACAGCAGGCGAAAAAGGGGGGCCGAGCCTCACCTTTTTCTTCAAGAGGCCCATAAAGCAGGAAGCCCAGTTCCCCTCGGTGGATCCCAACAAGGTGCAGTTCCTGCCGCCCCGCATCAAACCCGAAGAGAGCGCCGAGCTTGCCGCCGTCGCTTTAAGGCAGCCCACCCCGGCGAAGGATATCGCCACACTCTTCCCTGCGCGGGAAACGGCTCGCGTGCTCTCAGGCCTCGAGCCTGAAAAGCCCGAGGCAGCCCCTCTCCCGAAAAGCCGCTTCCAGGAGGTGCTTTCAGGGGCCCTCGACGAGGAGGAGACTGTGCTATTCACCCTCAAGAAATCGGAGACTCAAGGGCTGGGCCTCACGGAAAAGCGCCTCATCCTTGTCAAGCAGGAAGCCTGGGGAAATGCCAAGGTCATATCCGCTGACTTTCTGCAGATAAAGGAGATTGACCTGAGAAAAGCCTTCGGAAAGTACGATTTTTCCTTCAGATACTTCGACAAGAAGGCCGACGCAGAGAGAATAGAGGTCATCTCCCTCGATGAGGAACACCTGGAGGCTATAATGGCTCTCGCGCTCCAGATTGAACAGGAAATCTCCTCCATCGGCCACACCGTCGTGATAGGCGGCATCCTTCCGGGAAAGCCGTCGTCCGGGTAGCTTCTTCAGCTCACCTTTGCCACCTGCACCATCTCGTGGACCGCTCCGGGCTCAAGGATCAGAACCTGGGCCGCGGGATGGCGCTTTCCCACCGTTTCCCTGAAAACCTTGGGGTCCTGCCTTATGGGCTCGAAAGTGTTGTAGTGCATGGGAATCACAAGCGAGGGCTTCACCAGCTCCACGGCCTTTGCGGCGTCCCTTATCCCCATCGTGAAATGGTCGCCGATGGGGCAGAGGAGCACATCAATGGGTGTCATCTCGGCAATAAGGGCCATATCGCCGAAAAGGCAGGTATCACCGGTGTGATAGACCGTCGTGTCGCCCATGTGGACCACAAAGCCGCAGGGATTGCCCAGATAGTTCCCCTCGGGAGACGAGCTGCTGTGCCAGGCAGGCACCAGCTTCACCCACCCGAAATCAAACTTTATGGTGCCACCCATGTGGGCCCCTATGGTTTTGGCGCCTTTGCCCGCGCAATAGTTGGCAAGCTCAAAGACGCCCAGTATGGGAGCTCCAGAGTGCTTGGAGATATCAATGGCATCGCCCAGGTGGTCGCCATGGCCATGGGTCACCAGTATGACCTTCGGCGAAAGCTCCGACG
This window of the Candidatus Eremiobacterota bacterium genome carries:
- a CDS encoding xanthine dehydrogenase family protein molybdopterin-binding subunit, whose product is MIVGKSIPRKDAEDKVTGKALYIDDIKFPGELAGKVIRSPHPCARIKAIVKDPAFDWSDIVTFTAEEIPGENVFNNFNMDVPFLPRNGMVNYVGEPVMLLAAPGRSRLEEASSHLAIEYEVIDPVLTIEEGLDKKNLIYGEDNILKKYEVLKGDIQAGFAAAEKVLEGTYRTWHQEHGYIETQGIVAVPDSDRGGVTIHGSLQCPYYIRLEAQRLFTFPPEKIRVVQCTTGGAFGGKEHFPSIVAGHAALLALKAGKPVKIIYDRVEDIESTSKRHPSLVKVRTGTDRTGRLVAMDVDITFDGGAYSMATPVVLARATIGGCGAYNCPNIRIRSRAVATNKVPTSAFRGFGAPQSFYAIELHMTKVAEELGQDPYTFRKENLLKEGDYTATGQLLRYSVGLGRCMEAVKDRSGFQELYRKYRDQPAGQKKRRGIGIAAVFHGAGFTGKGEDKIKAKAGITIDPGGQVKILCSTTEMGQGMRTILPQIVAEVLQVPVASVEVERTDTDLVPDSGPTVASRTTMIIGKVLNDTAAMLIEELKASLAKEKGYDTLELDYRQGEFHHRQVSVADFFKAAAIHQKRGESLTFYRQYSHPPFIKWDEEKFQGDAYAGYGWAATVAEVEVDLETCEVEVVKIIAAHDMGRAINPRLVEGQIEGGTVQSLGYALMEEMKYREGRIQNRNLTTYIIPTSMDIPELETIIVEDEYPYGPFGAKGIGEMPHVVVAPAIASAIRQAAGVDIDEIPVTPEKLFTALYGGSVS
- a CDS encoding sugar ABC transporter substrate-binding protein, with protein sequence MKNYRGSPLLQGMLLLLIVISCAAFLCPGCVKKQGAPPLVGIVLKDNTNPKFTEMEKGARKGAQEERCDILVLAPEKRDPEKQALLVNDLIDMKVNALCIAPENAVNCIEAIAKATSRKIPVVLLDSGIDIDEAKRLKAEVSGMIQGDDFHGGEMAGQYFVKKLGGKGMVAVMEGTPKSMTGKNKREGFLNALKGSPEIRVIYTRPGYYKRSTGFEVSLNLFRDYPELKGVFAFNDMMAIGISDSIVVSGREGSLIIVGYDATEEGRRAIKEGRIDASVFVNPFYMGRIAVKQAIMAHRGEKIPPLTLIKAEFILKDSMLLPFE
- a CDS encoding gamma-glutamyl-gamma-aminobutyrate hydrolase family protein (Members of this family of hydrolases with an active site Cys residue belong to MEROPS family C26.), which produces MGPLRFHRKILPALLFFAVLAGALSFRAGAESPGDPAVMLLYTPSQYKKLKAGDDPLKNYSRALTNASLRPLAASPESPVSPDEVQGLLIPGGGDVDPSFYHEPSSGRHTEADLDFDRYELQVLGEAWKRDMPVLAICRGEQLLNVYCRGTLVQDLPRERGVIGGVDHRDPRTKWEKHHTVAIKEGTLLRQILGSSVKIVNTAHHQAVKSLGEGLKVNAEAQDGVIEGIECPGRTFVLGVQFHPERLVDVDRLFRRIFERFHDEAQKYGEIRARGHRQ
- a CDS encoding DegT/DnrJ/EryC1/StrS family aminotransferase; the protein is MRCERREIPILAPRVGEEEARAVSEVIMSGRLVEGPKVQAFEEAFAAMAGVRHAVVCFNGTVALHLLWKALGIGPGDEVIVPSMTFISTAVSLLFVGATPVFAEVDRHTFNLDPDDVAKRITARTKAIMPVHYGGQVAMMDELGEIAASRGIMLCEDAAEAAGAYYKGRHAGSFGSGSIFSFTPSKNMTTGEGGMVTTDDPALAAKVRLLKNHGQDREYHHVEMGYNYRMTEMQAAMGLVQLERLKGTLEIKSRNARFYDRALSQIEGVTPPFVAEERNHTYMLYTLLVDEEKAGISRDELAGRLREKGIQAKIYFPPAHLQPVFRELGHREGGLPVTEGLAGQILSLPVHSLLTEEDLQYVVGSFTAIVREHRASRTK
- a CDS encoding MATE family efflux transporter, whose translation is METQNSMQQQILKGSLTRVIMLLVIPILGSHFLETAWHFLNGFWVGRLGPVSFAAVNVSSFFIWMSYAFMGIMNTGTTALVAQYDGAGQSDRAGKVAHQGLIGASIISLAYSLVLIFMGKTFFTLMGAAPEVVSEAYRYTFLVALFGVPFGIMESLCSILRGYGDTRTPLSALTWGFLITFVLDPFLILGIKPFPHLGIAGGAIAANTGFMVTLIIFFVLVRRRVLRFRFEGRSLVPDLHLLKNIVSVGLPPSMTSIVFSVVYILLTTIIAKFGTEAMAAIGIGHRIESFSFMICLGFSLTAVTMIGQNLGAGNVKRAEKASWIIVGIISVITTAIGVLFYVFCDPLAALFINDMATQRIAASYLRIVSLCQVFMGIAIVMDGAFSGSGNTIVPMLITIPVTFLRIPLAWYLAFPMAMGVDGVWWAITILVAVRALFSSVWFVLGRWKKSRFIHEGEGHLGERGELLKEYR
- a CDS encoding N-acetylmuramoyl-L-alanine amidase, with amino-acid sequence MQRRVIRYGLLFFLLMLLCAEGAWCREGERATLFLMDKPHLLRNFFMVQGDRVVAAPAEKVPARTGKEYEETFSDLYLSLDDPDVKALFLAMGAFFTWSSSGDTLFIFSSGRNVYFDRNSSWSDYKGRSEKRPGGYIKQDGATYVNFAHLVALMHTSLRDAEKPSSFHLLPVIDDIYWKEDMGTRELLVHTSIPLKYKVDDTRKGCLAYHFPYADCSLSTGELQVADSKISIEAVPGEPLALKVTLFFPPSWEGRFTERRISGDMVAEMLPAFSLTPGYKFESVTKLEPNPPGRAPGFFIEATGPFQYDWNYYPAQKLLVIDMPLVELPKETKVPSPANSFVTASRVYSFSKLYGDVRFSFTLADRGDFSLVTDRKKNPHGMAIEFRQGTPGATAGRGVTGDAENWGTIVLDPGHGGGDPGAVNSAYGVLEKEVNLDLAMRLMRILQKSGWKVVLTRTSDRDVSWAYSPDRVELQARADVAAINGATIFISIHCNASTSSEMRGSSLHWCKDDDYPLATAMTEATALFESQLGIPQRGLIQNNFYVLRHSSMPALLIETAHISHADEALILADPSCRQRIAEAIAKGIEKYFLTQNIRKAP
- a CDS encoding PH domain-containing protein, whose product is MEYQWDYMIRVYKAKEIEKSSFEKNLQELGKLGWELCSIQQVTAGEKGGPSLTFFFKRPIKQEAQFPSVDPNKVQFLPPRIKPEESAELAAVALRQPTPAKDIATLFPARETARVLSGLEPEKPEAAPLPKSRFQEVLSGALDEEETVLFTLKKSETQGLGLTEKRLILVKQEAWGNAKVISADFLQIKEIDLRKAFGKYDFSFRYFDKKADAERIEVISLDEEHLEAIMALALQIEQEISSIGHTVVIGGILPGKPSSG
- a CDS encoding metal-dependent hydrolase, coding for MMKIHYFGHDAFLLEEKGQSVLIDPFLSGNPNAKVKPSELSPKVILVTHGHGDHLGDAIDISKHSGAPILGVFELANYCAGKGAKTIGAHMGGTIKFDFGWVKLVPAWHSSSSPEGNYLGNPCGFVVHMGDTTVYHTGDTCLFGDMALIAEMTPIDVLLCPIGDHFTMGIRDAAKAVELVKPSLVIPMHYNTFEPIRQDPKVFRETVGKRHPAAQVLILEPGAVHEMVQVAKVS